Proteins found in one Actinokineospora alba genomic segment:
- a CDS encoding cold-shock protein yields MATANERVHRGKVLQWNEEDGWGIIESPTIDSPIWTHFSTIDPADPNTSPGGYRRLRVNEAVDVTVERAEQDGYHWRATWVKGAQETAS; encoded by the coding sequence ATGGCGACGGCGAATGAGCGAGTCCACCGCGGAAAAGTCCTCCAGTGGAACGAAGAGGACGGCTGGGGGATCATCGAATCGCCGACAATCGATAGTCCCATCTGGACGCACTTCTCCACTATCGATCCAGCCGATCCGAACACCTCACCGGGTGGTTATCGGCGTCTGCGCGTGAACGAGGCCGTGGATGTCACGGTCGAGCGCGCCGAGCAGGATGGATACCACTGGCGAGCCACCTGGGTGAAGGGTGCTCAGGAAACCGCGTCTTGA
- a CDS encoding response regulator yields the protein MIRVLLVDDQPLIRSGFRALLDMEDDIEVVAEAANGGEGVALARKHLPDIALIDIQMPLVDGIEATRRIAADPDLAAMHVVILTNYGLDEYVFNALRAGAAGFLVKDIEPEDFLHAVRVAARGDALLAPSITRKLINRYVSQPLDTGTHTGLKELTNREREAVALVAQGLSNDEIADRMVISPLTAKTHVNRAMVKLHARDRAQLVVFAYESGLVVPRSS from the coding sequence GTGATCCGCGTCCTGCTGGTCGACGACCAGCCGCTCATCCGCAGCGGATTCCGTGCCCTCCTTGACATGGAGGACGACATCGAGGTGGTCGCCGAAGCCGCCAACGGCGGCGAGGGCGTGGCGCTGGCCAGGAAACACCTCCCCGACATAGCGCTCATCGACATCCAAATGCCCCTTGTCGACGGCATCGAGGCGACCCGCCGCATCGCCGCCGACCCGGACCTAGCCGCGATGCACGTCGTCATCCTGACCAACTACGGCCTGGACGAATACGTCTTCAACGCTCTACGGGCCGGTGCGGCAGGCTTCCTGGTCAAGGACATAGAACCGGAGGACTTCCTCCACGCCGTCCGCGTCGCCGCCCGAGGTGACGCGCTGCTCGCGCCGTCGATCACCCGCAAACTGATCAACCGCTACGTCAGCCAGCCCCTCGACACCGGCACCCACACGGGCCTGAAGGAACTGACCAACCGCGAACGCGAGGCCGTCGCCCTGGTCGCCCAGGGCCTGTCCAACGACGAGATCGCCGACCGCATGGTGATCAGCCCGCTGACCGCGAAGACCCACGTCAACCGCGCCATGGTGAAACTCCACGCCCGCGACCGCGCCCAACTCGTCGTCTTCGCCTATGAATCCGGCCTGGTCGTCCCGCGCAGTTCCTGA
- a CDS encoding sensor histidine kinase, with protein sequence MTRGRISLGDWGIAIGVAATLVLAGLSRQHPATALDPLGYALLAAGGLALAARRWAPVTVLAVTGLCALGYQAIGFDVPVVAYLFAVYAAVRAGHRIVTVVGSVVMLAALPLAILAAPHGWQLGEAFTQSRNVLEIAWLIAAGAAGEALRQAERRADEAERTREETARRRADEERLHIARELHDSLTHQISVIKVQAEVAVHLARKRGEEVPDSLLAIRDAGREAARELRATLEALRDDDKHPPHGLADVPDLVQRARTTGLDAKLTIEGHRSDVPAAVERTAYRIVQESLTNTVRHAAAATASVRIDYRPDALVIQVDDDGKATSDAAPEPGVGLLGMRERVTALGGQLRAAPRGEGGFTVQAELPVDRT encoded by the coding sequence ATGACCAGGGGTCGGATTAGTCTCGGAGACTGGGGAATCGCCATCGGTGTGGCGGCGACCCTGGTGCTCGCCGGGCTGTCCAGGCAGCACCCCGCCACGGCCCTCGACCCACTGGGTTACGCCCTCTTGGCCGCCGGTGGTCTGGCGCTGGCCGCGCGCCGCTGGGCTCCGGTCACCGTGTTGGCCGTGACCGGGTTGTGCGCGTTGGGGTATCAGGCCATCGGGTTCGACGTGCCGGTCGTCGCGTATCTGTTCGCGGTGTACGCCGCCGTGCGGGCGGGACACCGCATCGTCACGGTGGTGGGGTCGGTGGTCATGTTGGCCGCTCTCCCCCTGGCGATCCTGGCCGCTCCCCACGGGTGGCAGCTGGGTGAGGCGTTCACCCAATCCCGGAACGTCCTCGAGATCGCCTGGCTGATCGCCGCCGGCGCGGCGGGGGAAGCGCTGCGGCAAGCCGAGCGCCGCGCCGACGAGGCCGAGCGCACCCGCGAGGAAACCGCGCGCCGCCGTGCCGACGAGGAGCGGCTGCACATCGCGCGGGAGTTGCACGATTCGCTCACGCACCAGATCTCCGTGATCAAGGTGCAAGCCGAAGTCGCCGTCCACCTGGCCCGTAAACGAGGCGAAGAAGTGCCCGACTCCCTCCTGGCCATCCGGGACGCGGGCCGTGAGGCTGCCCGTGAACTGCGCGCGACCCTGGAGGCCCTGCGCGACGACGACAAGCACCCGCCGCACGGGCTCGCCGACGTTCCGGACCTGGTCCAACGCGCCCGGACGACCGGCCTGGACGCGAAGCTGACGATCGAGGGACACCGCAGCGACGTTCCCGCCGCCGTGGAACGCACCGCTTACCGGATCGTCCAGGAGTCGCTGACCAACACCGTCCGGCACGCCGCCGCGGCCACCGCGTCAGTCCGGATCGACTACCGGCCCGACGCCCTCGTCATCCAGGTCGATGACGATGGCAAGGCCACCTCCGACGCAGCGCCGGAACCGGGCGTCGGGCTCCTCGGGATGCGGGAACGGGTCACCGCCCTCGGCGGTCAGTTGCGGGCGGCGCCGCGCGGTGAGGGCGGCTTCACCGTCCAGGCCGAACTTCCCGTGGACCGAACGTGA
- a CDS encoding DUF6223 family protein: MSVRQLLAAHVLGQPEVVSSYAMTGGRFWSLVGVALGLVGVVVGGVALSRRGGRKAIAALVLGLAGAVVGGLVVAAAEGGPGTGAGIVGGFVALVVGLIGAGLGWLARSRRPV; encoded by the coding sequence ATGTCCGTCCGTCAGCTGCTTGCCGCGCACGTGTTGGGCCAGCCTGAGGTTGTCAGTTCCTACGCCATGACCGGGGGACGTTTCTGGTCGTTGGTGGGTGTGGCGTTGGGACTGGTGGGAGTGGTCGTGGGCGGGGTGGCCCTGTCCCGGCGCGGAGGGAGGAAGGCCATCGCGGCGTTGGTGCTAGGGCTGGCCGGCGCGGTTGTCGGAGGGCTGGTGGTGGCCGCCGCCGAGGGTGGTCCTGGCACGGGTGCCGGGATTGTCGGGGGCTTCGTGGCGTTGGTCGTGGGACTGATCGGCGCGGGCCTCGGCTGGCTGGCTCGCTCTCGGCGACCGGTCTGA
- a CDS encoding nucleotidyltransferase domain-containing protein → MELGRPLSTVTPTLDGDILAILATVDSSFTTGQLHRMLTRHSVEGIRKVLKRLAEQGIVRSNKVGQAVAYRLNRDHLAAEHIIGLARIKETLLARIEERLESWAVPPVYAAVFGSAATDSMTVESDLDVLLVRPDHVEDGEWAEQVDRLVAEVTLWTGNDVRPLEFALHEVASRGRDEPVLRDVLDRGLTVAGTRAWLVKQLRKKD, encoded by the coding sequence ATGGAGCTGGGACGACCGTTGTCAACGGTCACACCGACACTCGATGGCGACATCCTCGCGATCCTCGCCACCGTCGATTCCTCCTTCACGACCGGCCAACTGCACCGGATGTTGACGCGGCACTCGGTCGAAGGCATTCGCAAAGTGCTGAAGCGTCTGGCCGAGCAGGGGATCGTGCGGTCGAACAAGGTCGGTCAAGCCGTCGCCTACCGACTCAATCGCGATCATCTGGCAGCGGAACACATCATCGGACTTGCTCGAATCAAGGAGACCCTCCTCGCCCGCATCGAGGAACGCTTGGAGTCTTGGGCCGTACCACCGGTCTACGCCGCTGTCTTCGGCTCAGCGGCGACTGATTCGATGACGGTGGAGAGTGACTTGGATGTTCTGCTGGTCCGCCCCGATCACGTCGAGGACGGCGAGTGGGCAGAGCAGGTCGACAGGTTGGTGGCAGAGGTGACTCTCTGGACCGGCAATGATGTGCGGCCATTGGAGTTCGCCCTCCACGAGGTCGCTTCTCGCGGTCGGGACGAACCGGTCCTGCGCGATGTGTTGGACAGGGGGCTTACCGTCGCCGGCACCCGCGCGTGGTTGGTCAAACAGCTTCGGAAGAAGGACTGA
- a CDS encoding helix-turn-helix domain-containing protein — MNDRVPARARALAAELKVLRERSGLTTRAAAKRLGTSIASLNRSETGRRMASVADVSALLAIYGVTGPERKRIMAMAEEAATSGWWGQSRAALLDAFIHFEAQAESIITFSSTLVPGLVQTSDYARTVMRVGLLDEADAERRVRRRMERQKILFRPVRPTLRVFLDEAVLRRPFGGSQAMAAQIRWLIDLAKEPNCAIRVIPFRHGGYDLSACFTILEFRQLPRLVYLENKGASGFEDQPEDTEDYVEMVDQLRRIALDSPDSVDFMERIAADHDRG, encoded by the coding sequence ATGAACGATCGAGTTCCGGCCCGGGCGCGTGCGTTGGCGGCGGAGTTGAAGGTGTTGCGGGAACGCTCGGGGTTGACGACCCGGGCGGCGGCGAAGCGATTGGGGACGTCGATCGCGAGCCTGAACCGGTCGGAGACCGGCAGACGGATGGCGAGCGTGGCGGATGTGTCGGCCTTGCTGGCCATCTATGGCGTCACAGGGCCGGAACGCAAGCGGATCATGGCCATGGCCGAGGAAGCGGCGACCTCCGGCTGGTGGGGACAGTCGCGGGCAGCGCTTCTCGATGCCTTCATCCACTTCGAGGCCCAGGCCGAATCAATCATCACGTTCTCCTCCACCTTGGTCCCGGGCCTCGTGCAGACCAGCGACTACGCGCGCACGGTAATGCGGGTCGGGCTCCTGGATGAGGCCGATGCGGAACGCCGTGTGCGCCGGCGGATGGAGCGGCAGAAGATCCTCTTCCGGCCGGTCCGCCCCACCCTTCGCGTCTTTCTGGATGAAGCCGTGCTCCGACGGCCGTTCGGTGGCTCGCAGGCCATGGCCGCCCAGATTCGGTGGCTGATCGATCTGGCGAAGGAACCCAACTGCGCGATCCGGGTGATCCCGTTTCGGCACGGCGGCTACGACCTATCGGCGTGCTTCACGATCCTGGAGTTCCGCCAGCTGCCTCGGCTGGTGTACTTGGAGAACAAGGGCGCCTCAGGATTCGAGGACCAGCCGGAGGACACCGAGGACTATGTGGAGATGGTGGATCAGCTGAGGCGGATCGCACTCGATTCCCCCGACTCGGTGGATTTCATGGAAAGAATTGCGGCCGATCACGACCGGGGCTGA
- a CDS encoding alkaline phosphatase D family protein: MTLNRRTLLRAGGITAAAGLALPGVAIAAPQARPLLTHGVQTGDVTADGAIVWTRADRPSRMLVEVSKDPDFRNARQLRGPMLTPDTDGTGKLRLTGLPPGREIHYRVRAEDDRATSEPLTGSFRTAPMGREDVRFTWSGDVAGQGWGINPDIGGMTAFAAMAACRPDFFINSGDTVYADGPLKESVTLPDGRIWRNLVTPEKLKVAETLTEYRGQFAYNLLDDNVRAFAARTPSVVQWDDHEVTNNWYPGEILTSPLYTEKRVDVLAARAFQAFHEWMPVDPRRAVDGRIYRSFRYGKHLEVFVLDMRTYKDANTSPKTGVGHVLGEAQAKWLVDGLSASNATWKIIAADLPVGLIVPDGTDIEGVANGLPGAPGGREHELAWVLRSVARNRVRNVVWLTADVHYTAAHHYSPDRAAVGDFDPFWEFVSGPLNAGAFGPNKLDPTFGPEAVFVHAPPAANTSPMDGFQHFGDVEIDGPTGALTVHLRDGKGTALWSKTLTPQR; the protein is encoded by the coding sequence ATGACCCTCAACCGCCGCACCCTCCTCCGCGCCGGAGGCATCACCGCCGCCGCAGGCCTCGCCCTCCCCGGCGTCGCCATCGCGGCTCCCCAAGCCAGGCCCCTCCTGACCCACGGTGTCCAAACCGGAGACGTCACCGCCGACGGCGCCATCGTCTGGACCCGCGCCGACCGCCCCTCCCGCATGCTCGTCGAGGTCTCCAAGGACCCCGACTTCCGCAACGCCCGCCAGTTACGCGGCCCGATGCTCACCCCCGACACCGACGGCACCGGCAAGCTCCGCCTCACCGGCCTCCCACCCGGCCGCGAGATCCACTACCGCGTCCGCGCCGAAGACGACCGCGCCACCAGTGAGCCGCTGACCGGCTCCTTCCGCACCGCCCCCATGGGCCGCGAGGACGTCCGTTTCACCTGGTCCGGCGACGTCGCCGGCCAAGGCTGGGGGATCAACCCCGACATCGGCGGCATGACCGCGTTCGCCGCGATGGCCGCGTGCCGCCCGGACTTCTTCATCAACAGCGGCGACACCGTCTACGCCGACGGCCCGCTCAAGGAGTCCGTGACCCTCCCAGACGGCCGGATCTGGCGCAACCTCGTCACCCCCGAGAAGCTCAAGGTCGCCGAGACCCTCACCGAGTACCGCGGCCAGTTCGCCTACAACCTGCTCGACGACAACGTCCGCGCCTTCGCCGCGCGCACCCCGTCCGTCGTCCAATGGGACGACCATGAGGTGACCAACAACTGGTACCCCGGCGAGATCCTCACGTCCCCTCTGTACACCGAGAAGCGCGTGGACGTCCTCGCCGCCCGCGCCTTCCAGGCCTTCCACGAGTGGATGCCCGTCGACCCGCGTCGCGCCGTGGACGGTCGGATCTACCGCAGCTTCCGGTATGGCAAGCACCTTGAGGTCTTCGTCCTCGACATGCGCACCTATAAGGACGCCAACACCTCGCCCAAGACCGGCGTCGGCCACGTCCTCGGTGAAGCGCAGGCTAAATGGCTGGTGGACGGCCTGTCCGCCAGCAACGCCACCTGGAAGATCATCGCCGCCGACCTGCCCGTCGGCCTGATCGTCCCCGACGGCACCGACATCGAAGGCGTCGCCAACGGCCTGCCCGGCGCCCCCGGCGGCCGCGAGCACGAGCTCGCCTGGGTGCTGCGTTCCGTCGCCCGAAACCGGGTGCGCAACGTCGTCTGGCTGACCGCCGACGTCCACTACACCGCCGCCCACCACTACTCCCCGGACCGCGCCGCCGTGGGCGACTTCGACCCGTTCTGGGAGTTCGTCTCCGGTCCCCTCAACGCCGGAGCGTTCGGCCCGAACAAGCTCGACCCGACGTTCGGCCCCGAAGCCGTCTTCGTCCACGCCCCACCGGCCGCGAACACCTCGCCGATGGACGGTTTCCAGCACTTCGGCGACGTCGAGATCGACGGCCCGACCGGCGCGCTGACCGTCCACCTGCGCGACGGCAAGGGCACCGCACTCTGGTCCAAGACCCTCACTCCACAACGCTGA
- a CDS encoding ferredoxin reductase family protein translates to MATSPQGRRSVPPVVQARWALWAFVLVNLGIVEVLFFTSGTGKNSILTVAKFVGLHAALLMMFQLLLVARLPWLDRRIGMDRLTVWHRWTGFTLLWTVLTHATLIVLGYATLDNASMARTFLALAGVPASLLGMIAAATIITIAVTSLRYFRRRLQYETWHALHLLVYLAIAVAFVHQLLETTTFKSSTFAVVYWWTLWIVAVGSLLFGRIAVPLWRNAYHQFRVQAVVPESDNTVSVYVTGRHLDRLPAKAGQFFIWRFPGHNHWWLANPFSLSAAPDGRFLRLTAKAVGSGSAGLRHVPVGTRVFMEGPYGAFTSLQRTRPGTLLIAGGVGITPIRALLEERSTEDVVVLYRVRDERDAVLLHEVRQLIQGGRLHLLTGRTKDGARPFEPDNLRSLVPDLTERDIYVCGPLAMTSSVLDSLRAIGVPNTQVHAEKFSMA, encoded by the coding sequence ATGGCGACTAGTCCCCAAGGCAGGCGCTCAGTACCGCCGGTTGTTCAGGCGCGGTGGGCGCTGTGGGCGTTCGTGCTGGTCAACCTGGGGATTGTCGAGGTCCTGTTCTTCACCAGCGGCACCGGGAAGAACTCGATCCTCACCGTCGCCAAGTTCGTCGGCTTGCACGCGGCCCTGCTGATGATGTTCCAGCTGCTGTTGGTCGCCCGGCTGCCGTGGCTGGACCGCCGCATCGGGATGGACCGGCTGACGGTGTGGCACCGGTGGACCGGCTTCACCCTGCTCTGGACCGTCCTCACCCACGCCACGCTGATCGTGCTCGGCTACGCGACCCTGGACAACGCGTCGATGGCGCGCACCTTCCTCGCCCTGGCCGGGGTGCCCGCGTCACTGCTCGGCATGATCGCCGCCGCCACCATCATCACGATCGCGGTCACCTCTCTTCGCTACTTCCGACGTCGGTTGCAATACGAGACTTGGCACGCCCTGCACCTGCTGGTGTACCTGGCGATCGCGGTGGCGTTCGTCCATCAGCTACTTGAGACGACGACGTTCAAGTCCTCCACGTTCGCTGTCGTCTACTGGTGGACACTGTGGATCGTCGCTGTCGGCTCGTTGCTTTTTGGGCGGATCGCCGTGCCGTTGTGGCGCAACGCCTACCACCAGTTCCGGGTTCAGGCCGTGGTGCCGGAGTCGGACAACACGGTGTCGGTGTACGTCACCGGCCGACACCTCGACCGGCTGCCCGCCAAGGCCGGGCAGTTCTTCATCTGGCGGTTCCCCGGACACAACCACTGGTGGCTGGCGAACCCGTTCTCGCTGTCCGCGGCGCCCGACGGCCGTTTCCTGCGGCTGACCGCCAAAGCGGTCGGCAGCGGCAGCGCCGGCCTGCGGCACGTCCCGGTCGGGACCCGTGTGTTCATGGAGGGTCCGTATGGGGCGTTCACCTCACTGCAGCGGACGCGGCCCGGCACGCTGCTGATCGCGGGCGGCGTCGGGATCACCCCCATCCGCGCCTTGCTGGAGGAGCGGTCGACCGAGGACGTCGTCGTGCTCTACCGGGTGCGCGACGAGCGCGACGCGGTGCTGCTCCACGAGGTTCGCCAACTGATTCAGGGCGGCAGGCTGCACCTGCTCACCGGCCGGACCAAGGATGGAGCGCGGCCGTTCGAGCCGGACAATCTCCGGTCCCTCGTCCCCGACCTCACCGAACGCGACATCTACGTCTGCGGCCCACTCGCGATGACCTCGTCGGTGCTGGACAGCCTCCGAGCGATCGGCGTGCCGAATACGCAGGTGCACGCCGAGAAGTTCAGCATGGCCTGA
- a CDS encoding PepSY-associated TM helix domain-containing protein, which produces MTTFDPDPPRTDAPQKAESRALWALARRVHFLAGLAVAPFLAVLALTGLLYAFTPQINDVLYGDKLYVDAPGGPARPLTEQVGAALAAHPEGKLTSVIVPADPDRTTQVVLDKPGLAKGDDHFSTESLTVYVDPYTGKVDGELITVNNRPPAQVWLRKLHSSLHLGEVGRLYAEFAASWLPFLVLGGLVLWVGKRRRLRTLLVPAGNGSARARTRSRHGVLGLWLTLGLLGLSATGLTWSNHAGAKFDTAIAALDAKSPSLSAPNVIARGEPVGLDRVLSVARAQGMEGQLTITAPASAAKAVKVAETSEGLPVRKTTIAVDPYTAEVTARQGWQDFPLPAKLTTLGVQAHSGTLFGFANQLALALVAVGALALLVLGYRMWWQRRPTSGGLTPAPEPVWRQLPAPALVTVVVVAAALGWAMPVFGVTLVAFVAIDSAYRLGKG; this is translated from the coding sequence ATGACCACGTTCGATCCCGACCCGCCCAGAACCGACGCGCCGCAGAAGGCGGAATCCCGTGCTTTATGGGCCTTGGCCCGGCGCGTGCACTTCCTGGCGGGCCTCGCGGTCGCGCCGTTCCTGGCCGTGCTCGCGCTGACCGGGCTGCTCTACGCCTTCACTCCGCAGATCAACGACGTCCTCTACGGCGACAAGCTGTACGTGGACGCGCCCGGCGGACCCGCTCGGCCACTCACCGAGCAGGTCGGCGCCGCGCTCGCCGCGCACCCGGAGGGCAAGCTCACGTCGGTGATCGTGCCCGCCGATCCGGACCGCACCACACAGGTCGTCCTGGACAAGCCCGGTTTGGCGAAGGGCGACGACCACTTCTCGACTGAGTCGCTGACTGTCTACGTCGACCCGTACACCGGCAAGGTCGACGGCGAGCTGATCACGGTCAACAACCGGCCGCCCGCGCAGGTGTGGCTGCGGAAGCTGCACAGTTCGCTGCACCTCGGCGAGGTCGGCAGGTTGTACGCCGAGTTCGCGGCGAGCTGGTTGCCGTTCCTGGTGTTGGGCGGGTTGGTGCTTTGGGTCGGCAAGCGGCGACGCCTTCGCACGTTGCTGGTGCCCGCGGGCAACGGGTCCGCTCGGGCGCGTACCCGGTCGCGGCACGGTGTGCTCGGCTTGTGGCTCACCCTGGGGCTGCTCGGTCTCAGCGCGACCGGCCTGACCTGGTCCAACCACGCGGGGGCAAAGTTCGACACGGCCATCGCCGCGCTCGACGCGAAATCGCCCAGCCTGAGCGCGCCGAACGTGATCGCGCGGGGCGAACCGGTCGGCCTGGACCGGGTGCTGTCCGTCGCCCGGGCGCAGGGCATGGAGGGCCAGCTGACGATCACCGCGCCCGCCTCGGCCGCCAAGGCGGTGAAGGTCGCCGAGACCTCGGAGGGGCTGCCGGTCCGCAAGACCACGATCGCGGTCGACCCGTACACCGCCGAGGTCACCGCGCGGCAGGGTTGGCAGGACTTCCCGCTGCCGGCGAAGCTGACGACGCTGGGCGTCCAAGCGCACAGCGGCACCCTGTTCGGCTTCGCGAACCAGCTCGCGCTGGCGTTGGTGGCCGTCGGCGCGTTGGCGCTGTTGGTGTTGGGCTACCGGATGTGGTGGCAGCGCCGACCGACCTCGGGCGGTCTGACTCCGGCGCCGGAACCGGTGTGGCGGCAGTTGCCCGCTCCGGCGCTGGTGACGGTCGTGGTGGTCGCGGCGGCGCTGGGCTGGGCGATGCCGGTCTTCGGCGTCACCCTGGTCGCGTTCGTGGCCATCGACAGCGCGTACCGCCTCGGGAAGGGATGA
- a CDS encoding alkaline phosphatase D family protein, giving the protein MTRLQRRTFLIGGLASAGATILTASSASAALYPFTLGVASGEPNADGFVLWTRLAPSPLNADGLGGMSSANVAVEWQVSTDQYFTTLAASGTFTATQAWGHSVHVELTGLLPGREYWYRFRAMGHISPVGRARTAPAVGTSPSMKMLFASCSHYEAGYFTAYRRMAEENPDLILHLGDYIYEGGAGSGVRTHQPSTEISTLATYRVRHALYKRDPDLQAAHAAAPWLVVWDDHEVENNYANLIRNDTSPAGDFTARRAAAYKAYYEHMPLRAAQAPSGANLQLYRRVRWGSLATFHMLDTRQYRDDQACGDGTKLCPAADDPARTLTGATQESWLLNGLGQKLGTWDLLGQQVFFAQKLAAADGSKSMDSWDGYTANRGRIQNGWDAQGNTSTVVLTGDVHRSWASNLMQNYGTQNRIIGTELVTTSITSGGDGNATDNGLSSLNPHVKFYKNLRGYVRTVTTPTQMTVDFRALDRVTVRDYPVKTIQSYVIQAGNPGLQTP; this is encoded by the coding sequence ATGACCCGACTGCAACGACGGACCTTCCTCATCGGCGGTCTCGCAAGCGCCGGTGCCACCATCCTCACCGCCAGCTCGGCGAGCGCCGCGCTGTACCCCTTCACCCTCGGCGTCGCCTCCGGCGAGCCCAACGCCGACGGCTTCGTCTTATGGACCCGGCTCGCGCCCAGCCCGCTCAACGCCGACGGCCTCGGCGGCATGTCCAGCGCCAACGTCGCCGTGGAGTGGCAGGTCTCCACCGACCAGTACTTCACGACTCTCGCCGCGAGCGGCACCTTCACCGCGACCCAGGCCTGGGGCCACAGCGTCCACGTCGAACTGACCGGACTGCTGCCCGGCCGCGAGTACTGGTACCGCTTCCGCGCCATGGGCCACATCTCGCCGGTCGGCCGCGCCCGCACCGCGCCCGCCGTCGGGACCAGCCCGTCGATGAAGATGCTCTTCGCGTCCTGCTCGCACTACGAAGCGGGCTACTTCACCGCGTACCGCAGGATGGCCGAGGAGAACCCCGACCTGATCCTGCACCTCGGCGACTACATCTACGAGGGCGGCGCGGGCAGCGGTGTGCGCACCCACCAGCCGTCGACCGAGATCAGCACCCTGGCGACCTACCGTGTGCGGCACGCGCTCTACAAGCGCGACCCAGACCTGCAGGCCGCGCACGCCGCCGCGCCGTGGCTGGTCGTGTGGGACGACCACGAGGTCGAGAACAACTACGCCAACCTGATCCGCAACGACACCTCGCCCGCCGGCGACTTCACCGCCCGCCGGGCCGCGGCCTACAAGGCCTACTACGAGCACATGCCGCTGCGGGCCGCGCAGGCTCCGTCGGGGGCGAACCTGCAGCTCTACCGTCGGGTGCGCTGGGGAAGCCTGGCCACGTTCCACATGCTCGACACCCGCCAGTACCGCGACGACCAGGCCTGCGGCGACGGCACCAAGCTCTGCCCGGCCGCCGACGACCCGGCCCGCACGCTGACCGGCGCGACCCAGGAATCGTGGCTGCTCAACGGATTGGGCCAGAAGCTGGGCACCTGGGACCTCCTCGGCCAGCAGGTCTTCTTCGCCCAGAAGCTCGCCGCGGCGGACGGGTCGAAGAGCATGGACTCGTGGGACGGCTACACGGCGAACCGTGGTCGTATCCAGAACGGCTGGGACGCGCAGGGCAACACCAGCACCGTCGTCCTCACCGGCGATGTGCACCGCTCGTGGGCGAGCAACCTCATGCAGAACTACGGCACCCAGAACCGGATCATCGGCACCGAGCTGGTCACCACATCGATCACCTCCGGCGGCGACGGCAACGCGACCGACAACGGCCTGTCGAGCCTCAACCCGCACGTGAAGTTCTACAAGAACCTGCGTGGCTACGTCCGCACGGTCACCACGCCGACGCAGATGACCGTGGACTTCCGCGCACTCGACCGGGTGACCGTGCGCGACTACCCGGTCAAGACCATCCAGAGCTACGTGATCCAGGCGGGCAACCCCGGCCTGCAGACGCCGTGA